From one Catellatospora sp. IY07-71 genomic stretch:
- the orn gene encoding oligoribonuclease has translation MRSADHLVWIDCEMTGLNLGTDALIEVAALVTDAELNVLGDGVDVVIHCPDALLDGMVDVVKQMHEKSGLTEAVRRSAVTVAQAEDMVLEYVTKYVTEPRTAPLCGNSIATDRGFIVRDMPRLDSHLHYRMIDVSSVKELCRRWYPRVYFGQPEKGLAHRALADIRESIRELRYYREAIFVPQPGPDVDEAKRIAATMVLP, from the coding sequence CTGCGTAGCGCCGACCATCTGGTATGGATCGATTGTGAGATGACCGGCCTGAACCTGGGCACCGACGCCCTCATCGAGGTCGCGGCCCTGGTCACCGATGCCGAACTGAACGTGCTGGGCGACGGGGTGGACGTGGTGATCCACTGTCCCGACGCGCTGCTCGACGGCATGGTCGACGTGGTGAAGCAGATGCACGAGAAGTCCGGCCTCACCGAGGCGGTGCGCCGCTCCGCGGTCACCGTCGCGCAGGCCGAGGACATGGTGCTCGAGTACGTCACCAAGTACGTCACCGAGCCGCGGACCGCGCCGCTGTGCGGCAACTCGATCGCCACCGACCGGGGTTTCATCGTGCGGGACATGCCCCGCCTCGACAGCCACCTGCACTACCGCATGATCGACGTGTCGTCGGTGAAGGAGCTGTGCCGGCGCTGGTATCCGCGCGTGTACTTCGGGCAGCCGGAGAAGGGCCTGGCCCACCGCGCCCTGGCCGACATCCGCGAGAGCATCCGCGAGCTGCGCTACTACCGCGAGGCGATCTTCGTGCCGCAGCCCGGGCCGGACGTCGACGAGGCCAAGCGCATCGCCGCGACGATGGTCCTGCCGTAA
- a CDS encoding glycosyltransferase 87 family protein, with amino-acid sequence MSQVRAQLTPRRVLIVLAVLAACAIGFWRLRVTHDFFDLKIYMSAVWWWGDGHELYDYAQPDRVQGALYFTYPPFAALLLFPFGLLPLGVTQTLFTLGTVAAVVVTTYWLLAPLARKQGWEVWYAVAVAVPLVLLIEPLRETITFGQINMLLILLIMMDLLVLGPRGSKWTGVGIGVATALKLIPGLFIVYLLVTRQWRAAFTAMGAAAAVTLVAAAIAPRASWDFWTGALWDTARVGRLDYTGNQSLQGMLARLVAPEQPAKWVWLLLALLVLAFGMWRAARAGLAGDPVTGLALTGLLSGLISPITWPHHLYWFVPAIVSLIAAATQSTGGRRWGWLAFAAGVYAVCVIGVVSLVDWGVAAVPTDTPGLFLARNAYVLLSLALVAFLPVRPGPWDYLTSRTV; translated from the coding sequence ATGTCTCAGGTCCGTGCCCAGCTGACCCCGCGGCGGGTGCTCATCGTGCTCGCCGTGCTCGCCGCCTGCGCGATCGGCTTCTGGCGGCTGCGGGTGACGCACGACTTCTTCGACCTGAAGATCTACATGTCGGCCGTGTGGTGGTGGGGCGACGGGCATGAGCTGTACGACTACGCCCAGCCGGACCGGGTGCAGGGCGCGCTGTACTTCACCTACCCGCCGTTCGCGGCGCTGCTGCTGTTCCCGTTCGGGCTGCTGCCGCTGGGCGTGACCCAGACGCTGTTCACGCTGGGCACCGTGGCCGCGGTGGTGGTCACGACGTACTGGCTGCTGGCGCCGCTGGCCCGGAAGCAGGGCTGGGAGGTCTGGTACGCGGTCGCGGTCGCCGTGCCGCTGGTGCTGCTGATCGAGCCACTGCGGGAGACCATCACCTTCGGCCAGATCAACATGCTGCTGATCCTGCTGATCATGATGGACCTGCTGGTGCTCGGCCCGCGCGGGTCGAAGTGGACCGGCGTCGGCATCGGCGTGGCCACCGCGCTCAAGCTGATCCCCGGCCTGTTCATCGTGTACCTGCTGGTCACCCGGCAGTGGCGGGCCGCTTTCACGGCGATGGGCGCGGCTGCGGCCGTCACCCTGGTGGCCGCCGCGATCGCGCCGCGGGCCTCCTGGGACTTCTGGACCGGCGCGCTGTGGGACACCGCCCGGGTGGGCCGCCTGGACTACACGGGCAACCAGTCGCTGCAGGGCATGCTGGCCCGGCTGGTCGCGCCGGAGCAGCCCGCCAAGTGGGTATGGCTGCTGCTGGCGCTGCTCGTGCTCGCCTTCGGCATGTGGCGCGCGGCGCGGGCGGGGCTGGCCGGCGATCCCGTCACCGGGCTGGCGCTGACCGGCCTGCTGTCCGGCCTGATCAGCCCGATCACCTGGCCGCACCACCTGTACTGGTTCGTGCCCGCGATCGTGTCCCTGATCGCGGCGGCGACGCAGAGCACGGGCGGGCGTCGCTGGGGCTGGCTCGCGTTCGCGGCCGGGGTGTACGCCGTCTGCGTGATCGGCGTGGTGTCGCTGGTCGACTGGGGTGTCGCGGCGGTGCCGACGGACACGCCCGGCCTGTTCCTGGCCCGCAACGCGTACGTGCTGCTCAGCCTGGCCCTGGTGGCGTTCCTGCCTGTGCGTCCTGGACCATGGGATTATCTCACGTCAAGGACCGTTTAG
- a CDS encoding IS5 family transposase, with protein sequence MPALPSSLLTPIWVQFAALLPDRPEYDPAHPLGCHRRRIPDQVVFEHVIHALFHGSGYERIAGPGCSDRTIRRRLADWASAGLAQQLHALTLAAYDNMIGLQLHDIAVDGALTKAPCGGDRAGRSPVDRGKGGLKRSTGTEAAGIPLAVISAPANRNDNALLEATLDTATQQTGPLPDDVTVHLDRAYDNTPTRQRLHDRGLHGQIARKGLPAPIQVGKRWVVERTHSWMNGYGKIRRCTERNAQVVDFYLYLAAALITTRQLIRQARPRYRWDGRPTTRRLK encoded by the coding sequence GTGCCTGCGCTGCCATCATCGCTGCTGACCCCGATCTGGGTCCAGTTCGCCGCACTGCTGCCCGACCGGCCCGAATACGACCCCGCACACCCGCTGGGCTGCCACCGCCGCCGCATCCCCGACCAGGTCGTCTTCGAACACGTCATCCACGCCCTGTTCCACGGCTCGGGCTACGAACGCATCGCCGGCCCAGGATGCTCCGACCGCACCATCCGCCGCCGCCTGGCCGACTGGGCCAGCGCAGGCCTCGCCCAGCAACTGCACGCCCTGACCCTGGCCGCCTACGACAACATGATCGGCCTACAGCTGCACGACATCGCCGTCGACGGCGCGCTCACCAAAGCACCCTGCGGCGGAGACCGCGCCGGACGCTCCCCGGTCGACCGCGGCAAAGGCGGCCTCAAACGCTCCACCGGCACCGAAGCCGCCGGCATACCCCTGGCCGTGATCTCCGCCCCCGCCAACCGCAACGACAACGCCCTGCTGGAAGCCACCCTCGACACCGCCACCCAACAGACAGGCCCCCTGCCCGACGACGTCACCGTGCACCTGGACCGCGCCTACGACAACACCCCCACCCGCCAGCGCCTGCACGACCGCGGCCTGCACGGCCAGATCGCCCGCAAAGGCCTCCCCGCCCCCATCCAGGTCGGCAAACGCTGGGTGGTGGAACGCACCCACTCATGGATGAACGGCTACGGCAAGATCCGCCGCTGCACCGAACGCAACGCGCAGGTCGTGGACTTCTACCTCTACCTGGCAGCAGCCCTGATCACCACACGCCAACTCATCCGACAAGCCCGCCCCCGCTACCGCTGGGACGGCCGTCCCACCACCCGACGCCTCAAATGA
- a CDS encoding YcnI family protein, whose translation MKMTRRLGVVAATVLGLLAVAVPAAAHVTVSPNTAVQGSYARVAFRVPNESDDAGTTKLEVHLPEDAPVASVSTQPVPGWTVAVTKRKLATPIEVHGSPVSEVVATLTWTATSADAAVKPGQFQEFPVSMGPLPKVDQMVFKTLQTYSDGAVVRWIEEPVNDGTELESPAPVLKLTPAAAAAEATPSAGATVALGDQTKAAGGNWAGIAGLVAGVLALILAGVALARTRRPSPPAA comes from the coding sequence ATGAAGATGACGCGCCGACTCGGCGTGGTCGCGGCGACGGTGCTCGGCCTGCTGGCCGTGGCCGTGCCCGCGGCGGCCCACGTAACGGTCAGCCCGAACACCGCCGTGCAGGGCAGCTATGCCCGCGTGGCGTTCCGGGTGCCGAACGAGTCCGACGACGCGGGCACCACCAAGCTGGAGGTGCACCTGCCGGAGGACGCGCCGGTCGCGTCGGTCTCCACGCAGCCGGTGCCGGGCTGGACGGTGGCCGTCACCAAGCGCAAGCTGGCCACCCCGATCGAGGTGCACGGCAGCCCGGTCAGCGAGGTCGTGGCCACCCTGACCTGGACCGCGACGAGCGCGGACGCGGCGGTCAAGCCGGGGCAGTTCCAGGAGTTCCCGGTCTCCATGGGGCCGCTGCCCAAGGTGGACCAGATGGTCTTCAAGACGCTGCAGACCTACTCCGACGGCGCCGTGGTGCGCTGGATCGAGGAGCCGGTCAACGACGGCACCGAGCTGGAGAGCCCGGCGCCGGTGCTGAAGCTGACCCCCGCCGCCGCGGCCGCCGAGGCGACCCCGTCGGCCGGGGCCACGGTGGCGCTCGGCGACCAGACCAAGGCGGCCGGCGGCAACTGGGCCGGCATCGCGGGCCTGGTGGCGGGCGTGCTCGCGCTGATCCTCGCGGGCGTCGCGCTGGCGCGTACCCGCCGCCCGTCACCTCCCGCCGCCTGA
- a CDS encoding copper resistance CopC/CopD family protein has translation MTRWRALAAVVGFLALTLLPASPAYAHAALLRTSPPAGSVVPEAPKEVTLTFSEPIAPVADKIRIVGPDGERADRGTPTVDGNVLKIGLRDDAPRGTYLVSYRVISADSHPIPGGFTFSVGAPSAAPAELPEEKVDTTIRNLIAAVKVIGYAGLVLLVGPVLVLALLWPARLSQRGPRRLMWTGFGLVALTTLAGLYLQAPYTTGTSLFGATAGDLGDVLGSQYGIVLLVRLALLGVAAFLVRPLLAGRDGIVDRVLLLLVAAGAALTWPLVGHPAASPVPAVSVVVDALHLAGAAVWLGGLVMLAAYLLRLADSRELGAILPIWSRWAALAVSTVLLAGVVSALIQIGTPAALVETTYGQLLIAKTVLVGLVLVAAYFARRFTLRGAADNPRPLRRVVTVEVAIAAVVLAVTGALTQTTPARTAQETAQLPAQPVIYSTTLTSSQWTLQVEVDPAKRGDNAVHLYAYKPDGSPQPVVEWKATASLPSAGVEKVAFPMLKLTDNHASGQVSLPTGGDWQLTFTLRTSEIDQATVTATVPIP, from the coding sequence ATGACCCGGTGGCGGGCGCTGGCCGCCGTGGTCGGGTTCCTGGCGCTGACGCTGCTGCCGGCCAGCCCGGCGTACGCGCACGCGGCGCTGCTGCGCACCAGCCCGCCGGCCGGGTCGGTGGTGCCGGAGGCGCCGAAGGAGGTCACGCTCACCTTCAGCGAGCCGATCGCCCCGGTCGCCGACAAGATCCGCATCGTCGGGCCGGACGGGGAGCGGGCCGACCGCGGCACCCCGACGGTCGACGGCAACGTGCTCAAGATCGGGCTGCGCGACGACGCGCCCCGCGGCACCTACCTGGTCAGCTACCGGGTGATCTCGGCGGACAGCCACCCGATCCCGGGCGGGTTCACCTTCTCCGTGGGCGCCCCGTCGGCCGCCCCCGCCGAGCTGCCGGAAGAGAAGGTCGACACGACCATCCGCAACCTCATCGCCGCCGTCAAGGTCATCGGGTACGCCGGGCTGGTGCTGCTGGTCGGGCCGGTGCTGGTGCTGGCGCTGCTGTGGCCGGCCCGGCTGAGCCAGCGCGGCCCGCGCCGCCTGATGTGGACCGGGTTCGGGCTGGTGGCGCTGACCACCCTCGCCGGGCTCTACCTGCAGGCCCCGTACACCACCGGCACCAGCCTGTTCGGGGCCACCGCCGGGGACCTCGGCGACGTGCTGGGCAGCCAGTACGGCATCGTGCTGCTGGTGCGGCTGGCGCTGCTCGGCGTCGCCGCGTTCCTGGTCCGGCCGCTGCTGGCCGGGCGGGACGGGATCGTGGACCGGGTCCTGCTGCTGCTCGTCGCGGCGGGTGCCGCGCTGACCTGGCCGCTGGTCGGGCACCCGGCCGCCTCGCCGGTGCCGGCCGTGTCCGTGGTCGTCGACGCGCTGCACCTGGCCGGGGCCGCGGTGTGGCTCGGCGGCCTGGTCATGCTTGCGGCGTACCTGCTGCGCCTGGCCGACAGCCGCGAGCTGGGCGCGATCCTGCCGATCTGGTCGCGCTGGGCGGCGCTGGCCGTGTCCACGGTGCTGCTGGCCGGGGTGGTCTCCGCGCTGATCCAGATCGGCACCCCGGCCGCGCTCGTCGAGACGACATACGGGCAGCTGCTCATCGCCAAGACGGTGCTGGTCGGGCTGGTGCTGGTGGCGGCGTACTTCGCGCGGCGGTTCACGCTCCGCGGCGCGGCCGACAATCCGCGGCCGCTGCGCCGGGTGGTCACCGTCGAGGTCGCCATCGCGGCCGTGGTGCTCGCGGTGACCGGCGCGCTCACCCAGACCACCCCCGCGCGCACCGCGCAGGAGACGGCGCAGCTGCCCGCCCAGCCGGTCATCTACTCGACCACGCTGACCAGCAGCCAATGGACGCTGCAGGTGGAGGTCGATCCGGCGAAGCGGGGCGACAACGCGGTGCACCTGTACGCGTACAAGCCGGACGGCTCGCCCCAGCCCGTCGTGGAGTGGAAGGCGACCGCGTCGCTGCCCTCGGCCGGGGTCGAGAAGGTGGCGTTCCCGATGCTGAAGCTCACCGACAACCACGCCAGCGGCCAGGTCTCCCTGCCCACGGGCGGTGACTGGCAGCTGACGTTCACCCTGCGCACCTCCGAGATCGATCAGGCCACGGTCACCGCGACGGTGCCGATCCCATAG
- a CDS encoding sigma-70 family RNA polymerase sigma factor codes for MLPVPPVPADEPLSIADPATEWALAARAGDPLAQAAFVRTTQAEVWRFVAALVDSGTADDLTQETYLRAFRALPAFEGRSTVRTWLLGIARRTCADHLRTVVRQRALGTRLAAQALTAGHHPDPAGQIGAAQLLDRLAPDRREAFVLTQLLGLSYEQAAAVQEVPVGTIRSRVARARAELVADVVSALAA; via the coding sequence TTGCTCCCCGTGCCCCCCGTGCCAGCCGACGAGCCGCTCTCGATCGCCGATCCGGCGACCGAGTGGGCGCTGGCGGCGCGCGCGGGGGACCCGCTGGCGCAGGCCGCGTTCGTCCGGACCACCCAGGCGGAGGTGTGGCGCTTCGTCGCCGCGCTCGTCGACTCGGGCACCGCAGACGATCTCACCCAGGAGACGTACCTGCGGGCGTTCCGGGCACTGCCCGCGTTCGAGGGACGTTCCACGGTGCGCACCTGGCTGCTGGGCATCGCCCGCCGCACCTGCGCCGATCACCTGCGTACCGTTGTCAGGCAGCGGGCGCTGGGCACCCGCCTGGCGGCGCAGGCGCTGACCGCCGGGCACCACCCGGACCCGGCGGGCCAGATCGGGGCGGCACAGCTGCTCGACCGGCTCGCGCCGGACCGCCGGGAGGCGTTCGTGCTGACCCAGCTGCTGGGACTGTCGTACGAGCAGGCCGCGGCGGTCCAGGAGGTGCCGGTCGGCACGATCCGGTCCCGGGTCGCGCGCGCCCGCGCCGAACTGGTAGCCGACGTCGTTAGCGCCTTAGCCGCCTGA
- a CDS encoding DoxX family protein: MTWHRVQPWVSLAARLGLGGIFITAGWLKVTDLAASGRAVNAYQIMPYDLAMVIGAAQPFVEIVVGLLLLFGLATRLAAWAGAVMMVAFIAGIASAWSRGLNIDCGCFSKGGPLPPGVTPNYLPDILRDVAFLAMAIFLIIYPVSRFSLDARLDRPSAALAPDDVLEEENSDEPSERRRERL, translated from the coding sequence ATGACCTGGCACAGGGTGCAGCCCTGGGTGAGTCTCGCGGCCCGGCTGGGCCTCGGGGGCATCTTCATCACAGCGGGCTGGCTCAAGGTCACCGACCTCGCCGCGTCCGGGCGCGCGGTCAACGCGTACCAGATCATGCCGTACGACCTGGCCATGGTCATCGGGGCGGCGCAGCCGTTCGTGGAGATCGTGGTCGGGCTGCTGCTGCTGTTCGGCCTGGCCACCCGGCTCGCGGCCTGGGCGGGCGCGGTGATGATGGTCGCCTTCATCGCCGGCATCGCCTCGGCCTGGTCCCGCGGGCTCAACATCGACTGCGGCTGCTTCAGCAAGGGCGGTCCCCTGCCACCCGGGGTGACGCCGAACTATCTCCCGGACATCCTCCGGGATGTGGCCTTCCTCGCGATGGCCATCTTCTTGATCATCTACCCGGTCAGCCGTTTCTCCCTCGACGCACGACTGGACCGACCGTCCGCCGCGCTGGCGCCGGACGACGTGCTGGAGGAAGAGAACAGTGACGAACCGAGCGAGCGCCGCCGCGAGCGGCTGTGA
- a CDS encoding thioredoxin domain-containing protein, translating to MSSRKDQNAAARMVREQIAREQRRKRTMWISIAAVSALVIAGLIGWAIYAGGKTTEYTAPKGANSASTGITSGTGPVVVDEYVDYLCPHCKSFHDEAAASIQQLANDGKITLVTHPVAYLDGASTNRYSTRASAAAGCAAEYGKFTEYTDTLFQNQPAEGGAGPSDDDLIVFGRQVGLGEDFAQCVKDKRFINWTNHVSEEAGRAGVSGTPTVMVNGKPVQASSTAIAAAVAAAAGTTTPSAGTS from the coding sequence GTGAGCAGCCGTAAGGATCAGAACGCCGCCGCGCGGATGGTGCGCGAGCAGATCGCCAGGGAGCAGCGGCGCAAGCGCACCATGTGGATCTCCATCGCCGCGGTGTCGGCGCTGGTCATCGCCGGCCTCATCGGCTGGGCCATCTACGCGGGCGGCAAGACCACCGAATACACCGCGCCGAAGGGCGCCAACAGCGCCAGCACCGGCATCACGAGCGGCACCGGGCCCGTCGTCGTCGACGAGTACGTCGACTACCTCTGCCCGCACTGCAAGAGCTTCCACGACGAGGCCGCCGCCTCGATCCAGCAGCTCGCGAACGATGGCAAGATCACGCTGGTGACCCACCCGGTGGCGTACCTCGACGGCGCCTCGACCAACCGCTACTCGACGCGCGCCTCGGCCGCGGCGGGCTGCGCGGCCGAGTACGGCAAGTTCACCGAGTACACCGACACGCTGTTCCAGAACCAGCCCGCCGAGGGCGGGGCCGGGCCCAGCGACGACGACCTCATCGTGTTCGGCCGCCAGGTCGGGCTCGGCGAGGACTTCGCCCAGTGCGTCAAGGACAAGCGCTTCATCAACTGGACCAACCACGTGAGCGAGGAGGCCGGCCGGGCCGGTGTCAGCGGCACGCCGACCGTCATGGTCAACGGGAAGCCGGTGCAGGCCAGCTCGACCGCGATCGCCGCCGCCGTCGCCGCCGCGGCCGGCACCACCACCCCCTCGGCCGGCACGAGCTGA
- a CDS encoding energy-coupling factor ABC transporter ATP-binding protein has protein sequence MTALLLDDVRYTYPDGHQALHGVSLRIEPGERVALLGPNGAGKTTLVLHLNGILPAAGLTGSGGTVSVGDRTVDPRDRAGLAEIRRRVGLVFQDPDDQLFLPTVAEDVAFGPANLGLRGAELHQRVDEALAAVGMSDVKERAPHHLSLGQRRRVAVATVLAMRPDLLVMDEPSSNLDPQARRELAEIVLGLDVTLLMVTHDLPYALQLCPRSVILDEGRIVADGPTRELLADPDLLARHRLELPFGFAVPVA, from the coding sequence ATGACCGCGCTGCTGCTCGACGACGTCCGCTACACCTATCCCGACGGGCACCAGGCGCTGCACGGGGTCAGCCTGCGCATCGAGCCCGGGGAGCGGGTCGCCCTGCTCGGCCCGAACGGCGCCGGCAAGACCACGCTGGTGCTGCACCTCAACGGCATCCTGCCCGCCGCCGGGCTGACCGGCTCCGGCGGCACCGTGTCGGTCGGCGACCGCACCGTCGACCCGCGCGACCGGGCCGGGCTCGCCGAGATCCGCCGCCGGGTCGGCCTGGTCTTCCAGGACCCCGACGACCAGCTGTTCCTGCCCACGGTCGCCGAGGACGTGGCGTTCGGCCCGGCGAACCTGGGCCTGCGCGGCGCCGAGCTGCACCAGCGGGTCGACGAGGCGCTGGCCGCCGTCGGCATGAGCGACGTCAAGGAGCGCGCCCCGCACCACCTGTCGCTGGGGCAGCGCCGCCGCGTCGCCGTCGCCACCGTGCTCGCCATGCGGCCCGACCTGCTGGTCATGGACGAGCCTTCGTCCAACCTGGACCCGCAGGCGCGGCGCGAGCTGGCCGAGATCGTGCTCGGGCTGGACGTGACGCTGCTGATGGTGACGCACGACCTGCCGTACGCGCTGCAGCTCTGCCCGCGCTCGGTGATCCTGGACGAGGGCCGCATCGTGGCCGACGGCCCGACCCGCGAGCTGCTGGCCGACCCCGACCTGCTGGCCCGCCACCGCCTCGAGCTGCCGTTCGGCTTCGCCGTTCCCGTCGCCTGA
- the cbiQ gene encoding cobalt ECF transporter T component CbiQ yields MGAGHTHPMYVHGHSPVHHLAPEVKIVAAVLFTITVVATPRELLPAFGAYALIVAVLAVLARVPAGWLARRSLIELPFVATAVLLPFFAAGPTTTVLGASVAVEGLWAGWNILVKGTLGVLIALLLAASTPARDVLIGLDRLRTPQAITQIALFMLRYLDVLADEARRMRIARLSRLDDPRFLWQLKGFAAGLGTLFLRAFERGERVFLAMRSRGYTGRLPAALHEGSTATARQWAAGAMVPALALAVLLVERWAV; encoded by the coding sequence ATGGGCGCGGGCCACACCCACCCGATGTACGTGCACGGGCACTCGCCCGTGCACCACCTCGCACCCGAGGTGAAGATCGTCGCAGCGGTGCTGTTCACGATCACGGTGGTGGCGACGCCACGCGAGCTGCTGCCCGCCTTCGGGGCGTACGCCCTGATCGTGGCCGTGCTCGCGGTGCTGGCCCGGGTCCCCGCCGGCTGGCTCGCCCGGCGCAGCCTGATCGAGCTGCCGTTCGTGGCGACGGCCGTGCTGCTGCCGTTCTTCGCGGCCGGGCCGACCACCACGGTGCTCGGCGCGAGCGTCGCCGTCGAGGGGCTCTGGGCCGGGTGGAACATCCTGGTCAAGGGCACTCTCGGCGTGCTGATCGCGCTGCTGCTCGCGGCGAGCACGCCCGCGCGGGACGTGCTGATCGGGCTGGACCGGCTGCGCACCCCGCAGGCGATCACGCAGATCGCCCTTTTCATGCTGCGCTACCTGGACGTGCTCGCCGACGAGGCGCGGCGGATGCGCATCGCGCGGCTGTCCCGCCTGGACGACCCGCGCTTCCTGTGGCAGCTGAAGGGCTTCGCCGCCGGGCTCGGCACGTTGTTCCTGCGCGCCTTCGAACGCGGCGAGCGGGTGTTCCTGGCCATGCGCTCGCGCGGCTACACCGGACGGCTGCCCGCCGCGCTGCACGAGGGCAGCACGGCCACCGCGCGGCAGTGGGCCGCCGGAGCCATGGTGCCCGCGCTCGCCCTCGCCGTGCTGCTGGTGGAAAGGTGGGCGGTATGA
- a CDS encoding PDGLE domain-containing protein, with product MLAGLAVAAVLAGGVSYLASGDPDGLDATTLTGCTVDADGVITGGSCIAQQAADHELGGSFLADYGITGVDDATGLAGLIGVALTFAIGLAIFWGVRRRRSAAAAVQQAPDTVGAEK from the coding sequence GTGCTGGCGGGGCTGGCGGTCGCCGCCGTGCTCGCGGGCGGCGTCAGCTACCTGGCCTCCGGCGACCCGGACGGGCTCGACGCGACCACACTGACCGGCTGCACGGTCGACGCCGACGGGGTGATCACGGGTGGCAGCTGCATCGCCCAGCAGGCGGCCGACCACGAGCTGGGCGGCTCGTTCCTGGCCGACTACGGCATCACCGGGGTGGACGACGCGACCGGCCTGGCCGGGCTGATCGGCGTCGCGCTGACCTTCGCGATCGGCCTGGCGATCTTCTGGGGCGTGCGCCGCCGCCGGAGCGCCGCGGCCGCCGTGCAGCAGGCGCCGGACACCGTCGGCGCGGAGAAGTAG
- the bcp gene encoding thioredoxin-dependent thiol peroxidase, whose product MTENVRLSPGDAAPDFSLPTADGGTLSLADLRGKKVVLYAYPAAMTPGCTTQACDFRDSLASLTAKGYAVVGISPDAPAKLAKFVERDAITFPLVSDQDKAVLTAYGAFGEKKNYGKVVQGVIRSTFVIDEKGHIAHAFYNVKATGHVAKLRRDLKLD is encoded by the coding sequence GTGACGGAGAACGTACGACTCTCGCCGGGCGACGCCGCCCCGGACTTCAGCCTGCCCACCGCCGACGGCGGCACGCTCAGCCTGGCCGACCTGCGCGGGAAGAAGGTCGTCCTGTACGCGTACCCGGCCGCGATGACGCCCGGCTGCACCACGCAGGCCTGCGACTTCCGCGACTCGCTCGCCTCGCTCACCGCCAAGGGGTACGCCGTCGTCGGCATCTCCCCCGACGCGCCGGCGAAGCTCGCCAAGTTCGTCGAGCGCGACGCGATCACCTTCCCGCTCGTCAGCGACCAGGACAAGGCCGTGCTGACGGCGTACGGCGCGTTCGGCGAGAAGAAGAACTACGGCAAGGTCGTGCAGGGCGTGATCCGGTCCACCTTCGTCATCGACGAGAAGGGCCACATCGCGCACGCCTTCTACAACGTCAAGGCCACCGGCCACGTCGCCAAGCTCCGCCGCGACCTGAAGCTCGACTGA
- a CDS encoding MmcQ/YjbR family DNA-binding protein: MVTVEQVRQVALGLPRAYEALVRDRIKFRVGQIVFVAFSADETTMGFGYPKEARDGLIAAEPGKFFLPRVSDLRFNWVEAWAAALDEDEMRELVTDAWRMCVPKRVAAAHLG; the protein is encoded by the coding sequence ATGGTCACGGTCGAGCAGGTGCGGCAGGTGGCGCTGGGACTGCCCCGGGCGTACGAGGCGCTGGTCCGTGACCGGATCAAGTTCCGGGTCGGGCAGATCGTGTTCGTGGCGTTCTCCGCCGACGAGACGACGATGGGCTTCGGCTACCCCAAGGAGGCGCGTGACGGCCTGATCGCCGCCGAGCCGGGCAAGTTCTTCCTGCCCCGGGTATCGGACCTGCGCTTCAACTGGGTGGAGGCGTGGGCGGCCGCCCTCGACGAGGACGAGATGCGCGAGCTGGTCACCGACGCCTGGCGCATGTGCGTCCCCAAACGCGTCGCCGCCGCCCACCTGGGCTGA